A window of Oryza glaberrima chromosome 2, OglaRS2, whole genome shotgun sequence genomic DNA:
TAGATTTTGCTAAAGACTTACGCAATCTCCACAATCTTTGTTAGGCAGAAGATGCGAGGTTCTGTAGGTGAGTGCAACTCTGTCATCGAAACTTTACAAAGAGCTTTCACAAAAGCAACAATGGCATCACTATTTAATCTCTGGCTAtgagcaaatatatgatttaattcAAAAATGCCAATCTGGTCTAACAAATTTATGTTTGATATGAAGCTATTTATCTGTTCAGGAGTAACCAATGGTGAGGCATTATTTTTAGCTGTTGTGCTGTCGTAAGAACCCCCTCTGACGGCAGCCATTACAGCTGGATTCTGAAGAGCATTAGTTCGCTTCGAAGCTGTAGTGCTACTTGACTTCTGTGTTTTATCTTCTGACTCAACCAGAGGCACTGTCAAAAATGAAGCATCAGTAGGTGCCCCCTCTCCAAGGAGATGTAGATGCTCAAACCGTGAAAGACATGTTAGTACATGCTCCCAGGAATCCTGCAAATAGTCACCATCTTCAATTGCGATGGATATTATAGCCTGTAAAAAGACATTAAGAAAACACACATCATTACTTGTTCTAATATTGACGAATAGGACTATGTCTAACaaataatagatatatatattagtcGATATGGTTTTGACAAAAAATAGAATCAAGTATTTTAATCCAGTACAAGTGTAAATGCTTTGAATAGTTCATGCTCTAATGTACTGTGAAGCCATCTAAGTGTCCTCACCATAAATAGACCAAGGGACCATATAAGCTTGGGAATTTTGTCTACATAATATCAATAGGAAAATGCAATAGTATGTGTGCATTTGCATTTAAATCATGAgaatcattttttatttcaagaaaacaaaagagaacCAAGTTTGGCTTTTCTAAGTTCCTACCTTCACAGCATCCACATTCTTTTGTTTCATGTCCGCAGCACAATGGAGGTAAGTGAATTTGGCAACAGATGTCACAAAGGCATCTCGCTGTGTCTGCATACACATTACAGCGGTTACATGCACTGCAGATCTGAATCCTTGCAAACACTGTGATGTGGCAGCCTTATCATCACTTTGGTCAAGTGTCACACTGAATGCAGCCATCATAGGGGCCCAACAAACCTCCATCATGAATCTTAAAATGGTAGAATCAGTAATAACATGAAATATAGATCTGCGAATACAAGAgctttaattattataaagtgTTAGCTGACGCAAGTTATTTGTCTATGAGTAACTCTCTCTTACTCTGATTTCCCACTTTTTGCTTTGAATTTCTCCTGGATGTTCTTAATGAGTAAGTCGTTTGCTCCAAGTGCCTTGTCTTCAGCCTGTTTCCAGTTTACAAGGTTGATAATGTTATCCAAGCCTAAGAGCTTAATTACACTACTAGGCTGCTTGCTTTGTGGAACTGACGAATCAGCACTCATTTTTATCTCatttttgacaatttgatcATACAATGTACTCAGATAATGTTCAGGCAAATCCTTCCCATCATCAATTCCTCGGTTATTGCGAATGAAATCAGACTTCGACATCTGCGTAACGAAAATCCATTTAATGATCAAAACTTCTGTTATTGACATATAACAGAGGGGATCAGTGATATAGCTAACCTTATCTTTGACCATCGTATTATGAGCATCAGTATTGAGCATAATTACAGAATAAGCAAGAACATATGCAGTATCTGCACTGGTAAAAGAATTTGGATTGCATTTGCAGTATCGTTCAGCAAACTTTTCCATGATTCGATCAATTTTTTGCGCTTCTCCAGGCAACCTGAAACCTCGCAAGTAATACCTAATGGCTTCACCAAAGTCCATACCTTCGAAGTTCAGTGCatctgcatatgcatgcattacTTTGATAGGGAATTCATCTCTTTCACCCAAATAGTCCCCGATCATTGTTGCGTTTAAACCAGCAGTATCTCTCAAGAAAGAAGCAACATCTTCTGGGGAATGACCTATTTTCTTGCTTTTAATGAGAAAATCAATACCCTTGGAAGGCTTCCTGTTAAACAAGGAAATTCCTTTCTGCAGAAGGAATTTTGCAGTTCAGTAAACCAAATGTTAACCCTTTATAAAATGTCTAACATTGGAGTTAATTTAAATAGAAAGCATGCAAATATTAACATACCTGAAGTTCTATTTTATAAGTACGACGCTGCTCAAGTGAGGAAGCGTCAGATAGGTCTGGGTTACCAGAGTCTGTTTGCAGTTCATAATCAACAGCACCCCCATCTTCTCCAACAAGGATGTTAGGAATGTCTATCGAATTTAAAGATATTTCAGAAGGTTTGGGTGAAAATTCACCAATTTTCAGCTGTTGGTCCATCCATGAACCCATTGATTTTATTATGGTTGCAAGACACTTGACTGACTCAATCCGAAATGTCTGGTCTTGTGCAGGGGTTAATGTTGTTGCAGATCCAGGAGGAACCCCTAGAGCAGTCTTTAAAAGCCCATTGACAATCCTGCAAAGATCTGTTGGAATTAAAGGGTTGTTTTAACTATGATGAAGAGAGAGTGAACTTAATTTTTGCAGAACTGTAATCAGTTCAATGCATCGATTCTCATGCAGCACTTACAGGCCACTAAATAGATGCATACCTGCTGCTAATAATCTGTGACAACAAAACTTAAGGTTGCCATTCATCAAGAACAAAACTACATACCTTTCAAAGATATTTGGTGCATCAACATCACAATCATAGTTCACAAAGACATCAATAATAACCTGGGAGTCTTTACAGATCTTCTCCAAAAGGTTTAGAACAGTCATTTTCTGCAGAAAGCTAGGTTGATGGACATTCTCAAGAACCCTCAGAACAAGCATGGGAAAAAATATTCCAATTTCCTCTTTCAGCCCAGATCTAAATCTTGACAGCAAACCCAAAAATATGGAGCATAACAGTTGGTAAATACTCATTGCTGACAAGGCACTGTTCTTCAACAAGGACAAACAAAGATACTGCTTGATTGCTCCAAGGTACctgcattgaaaaaaaaaagagaaaagaacactTCAGTATAAGAGTTTTATTACCCATTGGAGTCAGAGTAAACAGAATGCTCTTTATGGAATACCCTAAACataaaaggttttaaattgtaacCGTATACTTGCAGGAAGCTTGGTGAACAATAATCATATTTTTCAGCATAGCAAATTAGATGGATGAGCatattttgaaggaaaaaaagaacggAATAAAGTTCAGTCACTCCTAatgttataaataaaatatagtgATGCTTGTGCCCTCTCCTGGCCATCATGTTACATCTGGAGCTCATAAATCAACACTTCATGTTTTTATTCCCTTTCCAGTGTATTGTTAGctcattaattattttctttttttagttaGTGAAGAGACTTAAACAAATTAAGAGAACAACATACAAATGCAGATTATCATCAGGACATCATTTGAAACATTTTAAAAGAACCAATGGCAATTCAAATACAGAATAGTAGGTCACGTAAACATGTATCTACCACCATAGATTAAACTCTGCACTTTTTTCCCTAGAAAAATTTTCATCCATCataatacattaaaaaaatatagccaaAATGTTGACACATCCAAGCAGATAATAGTAAAGCGTGCCTGGATTGTGAAAATAATGTATTAGTATCAGAAAAATGTGTGTCCATAATTTCTGAGTTACTACTAGGCAAACATGAAGCCTCCATATCAATTACTATACTGAACATTTTATGCCTTCCTTCCCTTAGTCATTTAAGCCATCTGCATTCTTCTAAATCACTGCAACaacaatatttatatagataGGCAACACAGCAAGTTGAGCTGTTAAAATGCACAGAAGTAAGACAATAATGAGTATCATATCATACTTTTCATTCGTTCTCCAGAATGCCCCAGCATTGTCGATAACCATCTTGAGCAACTCAAGAGACAACACCTTCCCGCGCAGCAGGACCTGATCTTCGGGATTATCCGGCGTCGAGAACTTCATGGACAGCTTGCACAGGTTCTTGAACAGTGTCAACCCATCCTCCCTGATCTTGCTCATGACAACATCCTCCTTCCCATCCGTCTCGGCCGGCTCAACCGGGGACCCCGGCTCAGGGACATCGCTTCCCTCCATCGTCTCGTTTATGAAGCTCTGCGCCGCATGGACAATGCTGGAGTCATTCAGGTTGCGGTCAGACATGTCCATCATGTCGGTGATCGACACCGTACGCACGCGCACATCCATGGAGTCCACCTCCACGCGCGCGAACACGATCACCAGCACCTGCGCCAGCGCCAGCTTAGCGCAGAGCTGGTTGGCGCCGCTGCTGCTACTGAGGTATATGTTGTAGCAGGTCTTGAGCATCTGGCCGAGCCCTTCCCCGCGGATGGCGACGGAGGGGCACCGCGCGGCGGCCACGAGGACGCGGAGGGTGGAGAGCTccatggcgtcgtcggcgagcgcgccgcaggagagcacggcggcgagcagcttGGAGGACGGggagtcgtcgtcgccgccgccaccgccgagatcaccgacgaggaggcggtggtagAGCAGCTTGGCGACGCAGTCGAGCGCCGGGTCGGCGACCTTGGGGGACGCCGACTcgagcgcgaggaggagcgcGTGGATGCACgcgtccgcggcggccgccggcaacccgagcagcagcgacggcggcgacggcgccgacgccgacgcgtaCGCCGACGAGGAGAGCAGGTCGAGCGCCGCCTTGGCTGCCGCCACGAGGCCCGAGTGCTTCCGCCACGCCGCGTTCTTGATGATCCGGTCCAGCGCAGGGCCCAGCACCCgccccgacggcgacgcgccgccGATTGCCCCCGCCGGCGAGGCCATAGTTAGCCGTCCACGCAGACTCTCACGCGCTCTACGcggtggtcgtcgccgtcgccgtcgcggccatTGGATCTGAGACCtcgagacgaggaggaggtggaagaaAATGGGAATTCGAGAGGAAGACGAGACGAGCGcgtgggggaggaagaggaagagaagtcAGAGGAAGGGTATGACTGAAATTTCAGATTCTTCCAGGGGCCTAGATGCAAAACGCCGCGACCCTTCGCGCGGGGGTGAGGCATTTTATCACTTTACCCCCCTCGGTTTCTCGGAATTCTTTCTTCTCGTCTCCATcgctgcaggaggaggaggcggcggaggacggcgagcgGTCAGTGGCGGAGAGGGGAGTGTTCGGGGACGCGGGGTTTGCGAGGTGGGGGGAGCTCTTGCGCCTCGGATCGTCTCACTTCCCGACGCCTCagcccccgccgcgccgcggatTATTGCTGTTAGGTTAAAGGTGGGGGTGAATTTTTGTTGCTGCGAGGTAGCTGTTCGACGAAATTCCGCAGCGTGGTTTCAGGGTTTGTCTCTCTTGCAGGGATTGTGGTAGCGAGAAGCGGTGGGGTTGATGGAGTGCGTGGTGCAGGGGATCATCGAGACCCAGGTTATTGTTCTTCTTTCTCACTTCGCCAGTAGACTTGTATGAGTGGTGACTGTGTGAGCGGTTGTTGAAGTGAACGGTAATTTCTTCCGAGAATGAGTGATCTGTAGCTATGCAACGATGCATTTTTGTTCATATGAAACTGATTTGTCTGTTTATGCTGTAAAACATGACCAATTTGAACTTTTACCCGGAAAATCATACATGGCCCGTAACATAAGCCGGAGTGATGGTAGATGTGATGTTCTTCATGGATTCTTGATTTTTGTATGATGGTAGGCCTTTCTGGGAAATCGGTACTAGTCAAGTTTGCTGATCTGACATTTGCGCTCCTTACTTGTATGTTGTATCTAgaattctgaattttatttaatttttggcATAAGGTTATTTGGCCTTTCGCTTTGTAGCAACCTTATCCAAAGGAGTTGGAATGTAGAATTTCGACGTTTACTAAATGAACTTTCTATCACTTGATTTAagatagcatttttgttgttggAGGTGTCAATTACCTGAAAACAGACCTCTGTAAATGTAATTGTGATAAAACCTTTTGAAAGGTAACACTTAAGCTATCCCAGGTAGCAAATCTATCAACTGCATAGCCCCAGTGTCAAATTACATCTCAATAGTCCTACTTAGGAACAAAGTTATTTTTTCACTCCATATAGCATGAAGTAGTATTGGAACTTTATGTCCATAgagaatttcttttttcttgaacGAAACACATCAGGGAATAGAGAATAATAATTCATGCAGCATTAAGACTTTGTCGTCGATCCATTGTCTCTATATGACCTTTTGTTAGTCTCTTATAGCTTCCTCTTGTCAGCATATCAACACTTCCCTTcaggataataaaaaaaaagtatacagTTGATCATGCTGACCACTATATGGTCAACCATGTTTCTCCACTCTGAGGGCACTACTTCTGCCACTTGCAGACTTTTTTTGATTCTCTTTTCAATATGTTGATATGGTTCTATTTTATATACAATTGGAGGAATCATATCACTTATATGGTTTGTAATTTTACAATAAAGGGATTAATTTATATACACATGTCAATGTCTTGTGCTTAGAACACCATTTAACCTTTTTTAGTTTTCATTGCTTTGACATCAGTGTAACTTTTGGTTGATCTTCTTGTTATGCAGCATGTTGATGCTCTTGAGGTTCTTCTCCAGGGCCTCTCTGGTGTCCCAAAAGAACGTGTCAGAGTGCATGAGCTCTGTCTTAAAAGTGGGCCAAATCTAGGTCAGTTTGCAACTTTTTCATTATTCTGATCATATGCCATTGTTACTCATATACATCTTCCAATCATACAGGAGTTGTCCCATCAGAGGTTCGTTTATTGTGTGACTTAGCTCAGTCCACGCCATCCTGGTAACTTTTCTTTCAGCTGCTAAAATTTACATTTTTGTGATATTTGAGGATATTCTGAATCCAGTAGTATTCATGTAGGACCATAAGACATGTTGGAGGTGCCATGAGAGGTGCTGGTGCAGAGCAAATCTCAGTCCTTGTGCGGTCAATTGTAGAGAGCAAAGCCAGCAACAATGTATTGCGTTACTTCTACGGTATAGGGTACAAGTTAGATCATGAAGTTCTGAAGGGAGGATTTGCATTTCGTTTCCACCGAGGTGCCCAGATAACTGTGACCGTTACCTCTGTTAGCAAGATGACAAAACTCCATGCTACCAACGAAGCTGTGCCAATCACTCCTGCAATACAGCTAGTGGAAATCACggcccctgctgctgctgacaATTACAACGATGTCGTTTCAGCAGTCACTTCGTTCTGTGAATATCTAGCACCGTAAGTAACTAAGTGTTCCTTAGCTATCTCAAGATTATTACTAGACTGGCATAAACGAATTTTCTCACTTTTGACTGCAAAACACACTGCAGGCTTCTGCATCTCTCTAAACCAGGCAATTCGACTGGAATCGTCCCGACTGCAGGCGCTGCTGCCGCCTCACTCATGtcaagtggtggtggtggtggtggtaaaaCGTTGTGATCGGTCATATGTGTTGGCTGCAATGCCATGATGATCTCCATTGACCATCCCACTTAAAACATTGTTGCCATCTTTAGTTCTGTAACTTTTAGTTAGCACCATGGTTTTTCTTGTAATGACATGCTAAATGCTGCCTACCTTGCTTTGGAGGCTGGTAAATGAACACTGATCATTGCTTGCTTTTACTGAAGAGTGGAAACTGAATGCTGGGAAAGCTTGACGATATTGGTGGTAGACTGATAGCTGGAGTTTGTCATGATCCTGACAATATATTTGATGGTAGCTTTGTTTACTTTAATTTAGGTCACATACGTGGTAAGGATCTCATGGTTTGGGACGTTCAATTGCCCAGTAGTTTTTCTCTAGTTAATTAGTGTGCATCAAACTATTTTCTCTAGTTATTATGTAAGTCTAGCAGTCAAGTTACCAGAAATCAGAATACACTGCATGCATTACTTGCATAGTCAACAAAGTATCTCAATGACAACTGATCTTCCTAAAAGTTGCTGCAAAACGAAACAAAGCCGGAGTAactagagaggaggggagagagctaGGTTGCTGACAACTTGACGAGATCAGCTCATCCTGATGCTCAGTGCAGGATGAAGTGCCATCTCCTCCTGCtcttccagctccagctcctttACAGTTTAcatgcatcttcttcctcagATTTCTTTGGGATCCCTATTCCTCATTTGCCTGGTGATTTATGATATGGAAAGCATCGAGTGTACATAGCTGGACCTACACTGTGAAAGATAATGATAATACCAACATTCTGTTTAGCTAGAATTTTTCAGTTAATAATCATGGAGTCTCAAATCTCTATCTTTTGGAAGAAAGTTGGGcatcctataaaaaatataatctcGAGAGATGAATCTCATGCGAGTTAACCGATCTGAACAACAAATATAATCTAACTCCTAATGTATTTGCTCATCATACAGCATTGGAAATTCAGATgttgaaaatatgttttttatatgGATCAATATACTACTGCAGCTTCGGATTGTATggtaaaattttgaattaagCTTTGGTTGGGGTGCGCCAGGCCCGGGCAGCAGTGCAACGCCTGGGCGACGCGCGAGGGTCCCAGTGGCAAGCCACTGTGATGGGCCCTCCcccacaaaaa
This region includes:
- the LOC127762325 gene encoding brefeldin A-inhibited guanine nucleotide-exchange protein 1-like, which codes for MASPAGAIGGASPSGRVLGPALDRIIKNAAWRKHSGLVAAAKAALDLLSSSAYASASAPSPPSLLLGLPAAAADACIHALLLALESASPKVADPALDCVAKLLYHRLLVGDLGGGGGDDDSPSSKLLAAVLSCGALADDAMELSTLRVLVAAARCPSVAIRGEGLGQMLKTCYNIYLSSSSGANQLCAKLALAQVLVIVFARVEVDSMDVRVRTVSITDMMDMSDRNLNDSSIVHAAQSFINETMEGSDVPEPGSPVEPAETDGKEDVVMSKIREDGLTLFKNLCKLSMKFSTPDNPEDQVLLRGKVLSLELLKMVIDNAGAFWRTNEKYLGAIKQYLCLSLLKNSALSAMSIYQLLCSIFLGLLSRFRSGLKEEIGIFFPMLVLRVLENVHQPSFLQKMTVLNLLEKICKDSQVIIDVFVNYDCDVDAPNIFERIVNGLLKTALGVPPGSATTLTPAQDQTFRIESVKCLATIIKSMGSWMDQQLKIGEFSPKPSEISLNSIDIPNILVGEDGGAVDYELQTDSGNPDLSDASSLEQRRTYKIELQKGISLFNRKPSKGIDFLIKSKKIGHSPEDVASFLRDTAGLNATMIGDYLGERDEFPIKVMHAYADALNFEGMDFGEAIRYYLRGFRLPGEAQKIDRIMEKFAERYCKCNPNSFTSADTAYVLAYSVIMLNTDAHNTMVKDKMSKSDFIRNNRGIDDGKDLPEHYLSTLYDQIVKNEIKMSADSSVPQSKQPSSVIKLLGLDNIINLVNWKQAEDKALGANDLLIKNIQEKFKAKSGKSESIFHVITDSTILRFMMEVCWAPMMAAFSVTLDQSDDKAATSQCLQGFRSAVHVTAVMCMQTQRDAFVTSVAKFTYLHCAADMKQKNVDAVKAIISIAIEDGDYLQDSWEHVLTCLSRFEHLHLLGEGAPTDASFLTVPLVESEDKTQKSSSTTASKRTNALQNPAVMAAVRGGSYDSTTAKNNASPLVTPEQINSFISNINLLDQIGIFELNHIFAHSQRLNSDAIVAFVKALCKVSMTELHSPTEPRIFCLTKIVEIAHYNMNRIRLVWSHIWKVLSDFFVSVGSSENLSVAIFVMDSLRQLAMKFLEREELANYNFQNEFLRPFAVVMQKSNASEVRELVVRCISQMVLSRVNNIKSGWKSVFTVFTAAAADDRKSIVLLAFETMEKIVRDYFPYITETETTTFTDCVKCLITFTSSKFSSDASLNAIAFLRFCAVKLAEEGFVCHEKDTDHQSNNLDVSDGNATLHKDDHVYFWVPLLAGLARLTTDTRPTIRKGAVEVLFDILKDHGHLFSQSFWRNIFESVVYPLFSTGSSTPNGHINLTEDDSWNSETKTVAVKCLVDLYITFFDEMRTELSRVTSVVTNFIRSPYKQSASTGLSVFQRLTEGLESRLSKEEWKEILLCFKDSAMQTFVVFDKIVRMMQDIEIPDRNESYPEVERYSDNDIYNDDEEEANMETTSYAIIKLKNHMAQQLLVVQGIVKLYETHRWSFYAEHMGIILETLSAIASHASEVSSESTLLMKFHKACSLLEVSEPAVIHFENESYQSYLKLLQALVHDHPSISEDMKIESHIMLVSEKILRKYLKCAGRERSNDSSGRDPALRWKLPLGTAKKEELSARTSLVLHVMQLLGGLERDCFRRNLPLFFPLLTNLIRCEHSSGEVQLALYDIFQSSIGPIIST
- the LOC127762328 gene encoding mediator of RNA polymerase II transcription subunit 18, whose protein sequence is MECVVQGIIETQHVDALEVLLQGLSGVPKERVRVHELCLKSGPNLGVVPSEVRLLCDLAQSTPSWTIRHVGGAMRGAGAEQISVLVRSIVESKASNNVLRYFYGIGYKLDHEVLKGGFAFRFHRGAQITVTVTSVSKMTKLHATNEAVPITPAIQLVEITAPAAADNYNDVVSAVTSFCEYLAPLLHLSKPGNSTGIVPTAGAAAASLMSSGGGGGGKTL